In one window of Harpia harpyja isolate bHarHar1 chromosome 11, bHarHar1 primary haplotype, whole genome shotgun sequence DNA:
- the LOC128147876 gene encoding zinc finger protein 135-like isoform X2, giving the protein MDVNMDWDSENNICDTGEKHSNYSRNTTKQVGHTSSLQKEVDMNYSQTCSPCCNSAGPSAGGKQELPAELQCEDKETYETYYQKQGESTAGVFVPSSTSFDLQYEDKDLEHCSSERSKKPWRGLHDDNENTVLADVFDEDLEPVSEEALPYRCKKCGSSFHGMSELQEHKRTHLVENSYRCPICAKEFFRAANLRMHKLIHSSDRPHKCPECDKGFIRTADVWRHLRNVHKIERSMVILGNGMARNPWSIVHRNQHTVEYTDQPCAENQKSEEDDYKPYACPTCGKGFDKPNLLSKHKVIHRQDKPYKCQECGMAFVQLLRLKRHQQTHSGERPFYCEECGGTFTRLASLQRHHRIHTGEKPYSCNYCGHSFTESDTSAGMTGPCVPYAFATAVSETSPNSPLQNHQETKCRCY; this is encoded by the exons ATGGATGTGAACATGGACTGGGACTCTGAGAATAACATTTGTGACACAGGTGAGAAGCATTCAAATTATTCCAGAAACACCACTAAGCAGGTGGGCCACACATCTAGCCTCCAGAAGGAGGTAGACATGAATTACTCACAGACATGCAGTCCTTGTTGCAACTCTGCTGGACCTTCAGCAGGAGGTAAGCAGGAGCTTCCCGCAGAGTTGCAGTGTGAAGACAAAGAAACCTATGAGACCTACTACCAGAAACAAGGTGAGAGTACAGCTGGGGTATTTGTCCCCTCCAGTACCAGCTTTGACCTGCAGTATGAAGATAAAGATTTAGAGCACTGTTCCTCTGAGCGGTCCAAGAAACCATGGAGAGGACTACATGACGATAACGAAAACACCGTTCTTGCTGATGTGTTTGATGAGGACCTGGAGCCTGTCTCTGAGGAAGCTTTGCCGTATCGGTGCAAGAAGTGTGGTTCCTCTTTCCATGGTATGAGCGAGCTGCAGGAACATAAGCGAACTCACCTTGTGGAAAACTCATACCGATGTCCCATCTGTGCCAAAGAGTTCTTTCGTGCGGCAAATCTGCGAATGCACAAGCTCATTCATTCTAGTGACAGGCCACACAAATGTCCGGAGTGCGACAAGGGTTTCATTCGCACGGCTGATGTCTGGAGGCACCTCCGCAACGTACACAAGATAGAGCGCTCCATGGTGATCCTGGGAAACGGCATGGCTAGGAACCCGTGGTCGATAGTGCACCGTAACCAACACACTGTTGAGTACACTGATCAGCCTTGTGCAGAAAACCAAAAGTCTGAGGAAGACGACTATAAACCTTATGCCTGTCCAACTTGCGGCAAAGGTTTTGATAAACCTAACCTGCTTTCCAAACACAAAGTGATCCACCGACAAGACAAGCCCTATAAGTGTCAGGAATGCGGCATGGCGTTCGTCCAGCTGCTCAGGCTGAAAAGACACCAGCAGACTCACTCTGGGGAGCGCCCTTTCTATTGCGAGGAGTGCGGAGGGACGTTCACCCGGCTGGCATCGCTCCAGCGCCATCACCGCATCCATACTGGAGAGAAGCCCTACTCTTGCAATTACTGTGGTCATTCCTTCACTGAGTCAG ATACCTCTGCCGGGATGACTGGACCCTGCGTACCATATGCATTCGCTACAGCTGTGAGTGAGACTTCTCCAAACTCCCCTCTGCAG aaccaccaggaaacaaaatgcagatgTTATTAA
- the LOC128147876 gene encoding zinc finger protein 431-like isoform X1 produces the protein MDVNMDWDSENNICDTGEKHSNYSRNTTKQVGHTSSLQKEVDMNYSQTCSPCCNSAGPSAGGKQELPAELQCEDKETYETYYQKQGESTAGVFVPSSTSFDLQYEDKDLEHCSSERSKKPWRGLHDDNENTVLADVFDEDLEPVSEEALPYRCKKCGSSFHGMSELQEHKRTHLVENSYRCPICAKEFFRAANLRMHKLIHSSDRPHKCPECDKGFIRTADVWRHLRNVHKIERSMVILGNGMARNPWSIVHRNQHTVEYTDQPCAENQKSEEDDYKPYACPTCGKGFDKPNLLSKHKVIHRQDKPYKCQECGMAFVQLLRLKRHQQTHSGERPFYCEECGGTFTRLASLQRHHRIHTGEKPYSCNYCGHSFTESDTSAGMTGPCVPYAFATAVSETSPNSPLQVEPLLRQGCLHTRCEASHQPLLLMYQNSPLGIPAGLG, from the exons ATGGATGTGAACATGGACTGGGACTCTGAGAATAACATTTGTGACACAGGTGAGAAGCATTCAAATTATTCCAGAAACACCACTAAGCAGGTGGGCCACACATCTAGCCTCCAGAAGGAGGTAGACATGAATTACTCACAGACATGCAGTCCTTGTTGCAACTCTGCTGGACCTTCAGCAGGAGGTAAGCAGGAGCTTCCCGCAGAGTTGCAGTGTGAAGACAAAGAAACCTATGAGACCTACTACCAGAAACAAGGTGAGAGTACAGCTGGGGTATTTGTCCCCTCCAGTACCAGCTTTGACCTGCAGTATGAAGATAAAGATTTAGAGCACTGTTCCTCTGAGCGGTCCAAGAAACCATGGAGAGGACTACATGACGATAACGAAAACACCGTTCTTGCTGATGTGTTTGATGAGGACCTGGAGCCTGTCTCTGAGGAAGCTTTGCCGTATCGGTGCAAGAAGTGTGGTTCCTCTTTCCATGGTATGAGCGAGCTGCAGGAACATAAGCGAACTCACCTTGTGGAAAACTCATACCGATGTCCCATCTGTGCCAAAGAGTTCTTTCGTGCGGCAAATCTGCGAATGCACAAGCTCATTCATTCTAGTGACAGGCCACACAAATGTCCGGAGTGCGACAAGGGTTTCATTCGCACGGCTGATGTCTGGAGGCACCTCCGCAACGTACACAAGATAGAGCGCTCCATGGTGATCCTGGGAAACGGCATGGCTAGGAACCCGTGGTCGATAGTGCACCGTAACCAACACACTGTTGAGTACACTGATCAGCCTTGTGCAGAAAACCAAAAGTCTGAGGAAGACGACTATAAACCTTATGCCTGTCCAACTTGCGGCAAAGGTTTTGATAAACCTAACCTGCTTTCCAAACACAAAGTGATCCACCGACAAGACAAGCCCTATAAGTGTCAGGAATGCGGCATGGCGTTCGTCCAGCTGCTCAGGCTGAAAAGACACCAGCAGACTCACTCTGGGGAGCGCCCTTTCTATTGCGAGGAGTGCGGAGGGACGTTCACCCGGCTGGCATCGCTCCAGCGCCATCACCGCATCCATACTGGAGAGAAGCCCTACTCTTGCAATTACTGTGGTCATTCCTTCACTGAGTCAG ATACCTCTGCCGGGATGACTGGACCCTGCGTACCATATGCATTCGCTACAGCTGTGAGTGAGACTTCTCCAAACTCCCCTCTGCAG GTTGAACCCCTGCTGAGACAAGGCTGCCTGCACACTCGCTGTGAAGCCTCCCACCAGCCTTTGCTTCTCATGTACCAAAACTCACCCCTAGGGATACCTGCAGGCTTGGGTTGA
- the LOC128147876 gene encoding zinc finger protein 431-like isoform X3 has translation MDVNMDWDSENNICDTGEKHSNYSRNTTKQVGHTSSLQKEVDMNYSQTCSPCCNSAGPSAGGKQELPAELQCEDKETYETYYQKQGESTAGVFVPSSTSFDLQYEDKDLEHCSSERSKKPWRGLHDDNENTVLADVFDEDLEPVSEEALPYRCKKCGSSFHGMSELQEHKRTHLVENSYRCPICAKEFFRAANLRMHKLIHSSDRPHKCPECDKGFIRTADVWRHLRNVHKIERSMVILGNGMARNPWSIVHRNQHTVEYTDQPCAENQKSEEDDYKPYACPTCGKGFDKPNLLSKHKVIHRQDKPYKCQECGMAFVQLLRLKRHQQTHSGERPFYCEECGGTFTRLASLQRHHRIHTGEKPYSCNYCGHSFTESDTSAGMTGPCVPYAFATAVSETSPNSPLQ, from the exons ATGGATGTGAACATGGACTGGGACTCTGAGAATAACATTTGTGACACAGGTGAGAAGCATTCAAATTATTCCAGAAACACCACTAAGCAGGTGGGCCACACATCTAGCCTCCAGAAGGAGGTAGACATGAATTACTCACAGACATGCAGTCCTTGTTGCAACTCTGCTGGACCTTCAGCAGGAGGTAAGCAGGAGCTTCCCGCAGAGTTGCAGTGTGAAGACAAAGAAACCTATGAGACCTACTACCAGAAACAAGGTGAGAGTACAGCTGGGGTATTTGTCCCCTCCAGTACCAGCTTTGACCTGCAGTATGAAGATAAAGATTTAGAGCACTGTTCCTCTGAGCGGTCCAAGAAACCATGGAGAGGACTACATGACGATAACGAAAACACCGTTCTTGCTGATGTGTTTGATGAGGACCTGGAGCCTGTCTCTGAGGAAGCTTTGCCGTATCGGTGCAAGAAGTGTGGTTCCTCTTTCCATGGTATGAGCGAGCTGCAGGAACATAAGCGAACTCACCTTGTGGAAAACTCATACCGATGTCCCATCTGTGCCAAAGAGTTCTTTCGTGCGGCAAATCTGCGAATGCACAAGCTCATTCATTCTAGTGACAGGCCACACAAATGTCCGGAGTGCGACAAGGGTTTCATTCGCACGGCTGATGTCTGGAGGCACCTCCGCAACGTACACAAGATAGAGCGCTCCATGGTGATCCTGGGAAACGGCATGGCTAGGAACCCGTGGTCGATAGTGCACCGTAACCAACACACTGTTGAGTACACTGATCAGCCTTGTGCAGAAAACCAAAAGTCTGAGGAAGACGACTATAAACCTTATGCCTGTCCAACTTGCGGCAAAGGTTTTGATAAACCTAACCTGCTTTCCAAACACAAAGTGATCCACCGACAAGACAAGCCCTATAAGTGTCAGGAATGCGGCATGGCGTTCGTCCAGCTGCTCAGGCTGAAAAGACACCAGCAGACTCACTCTGGGGAGCGCCCTTTCTATTGCGAGGAGTGCGGAGGGACGTTCACCCGGCTGGCATCGCTCCAGCGCCATCACCGCATCCATACTGGAGAGAAGCCCTACTCTTGCAATTACTGTGGTCATTCCTTCACTGAGTCAG ATACCTCTGCCGGGATGACTGGACCCTGCGTACCATATGCATTCGCTACAGCTGTGAGTGAGACTTCTCCAAACTCCCCTCTGCAG